The nucleotide window TTCGACGTTGAGCCTGTCGGGCGTGAGCTACGATAACGTCGAAGCGCTGGCGCGGCGTTACCTGGAGGCGATCAAATGGCGCCGCTAGGATACATCGAAATCCTCGATCCCAAAGGCCGCGTCAGCGTGCGCCACCCGATCGATGCGTTTCCGGTGACCATCGGACGCGGCTACACCAATCAAATCATTCTCGACGATCCCTACGTTTGTCCGGAGCATGTGACGATCACGCAAAGTGAGATGGGTCGTCTGGTCGTCGACGATCTAGGCAGCGTCAACGGCTTGCGCACGGCGGACGATGGCAAAACGGTCAAAAATCTGCCGCTCCACTCCGGCGGCAAGTTTCGCATCGGCCACACCACCCTGCGTTACTGCACGGCGGTGACGCCGGTGGCGGCGACGCAGATCGATCGCATCGATCTGTTTTCCCGGCTGGCTTCTCCGTATATCGCTCTGGCCGCTGGAGTGGTCGTGCTGCTGGCATTGGCGTTGGACTTCTTTCTCGCCAACATCGATCGCGTGACCGTGCTGCGCGTGATCACCGAGCCGTTGGTAGCGATATCGATGATGGCCGTGTGGGCCGGTATCTGGTCCTTCGTTAGCCGAATCGTTTTCGGCCGCCTCTATTATGCGCAGCATTTTCTGATCACCTGCGCCGCGATGCTGGTGTCGTTATTCTTTAACGAGAGCTCCGAATGGTTGGAGTTCTTAGTGCCCAACAGCCACGCCGTTTGGGCGGCATCGGTATTTGGCTCGGCGGCGATCCTTGCCGTCAGTGTTTTCGCCCATCTGAGCTACGCCTCGGGGATGCGCTGGACCTCACGCCTTTACGCCGGGTTACTCGTCAGCATGGCGGTGATCGGCGTCAGCGCGATTACCGAGTATGCCAACCGCGAGAAGTTTAGCACCGTGATGGAATACTCCGGGGTGGTCAAGCCGATGGACGCGCGCTTTCTGCCGGCGCGATCGCTGGACCAGTTCATGAGCCGCACGGCACCGTTGAAGAAGGAGCTCGACCAGCTGCTGCAAAAAGCCCAGACGACGCAGCGCTAGTCGGTATCCGCTGAAACCCCTCCAGCGAAGGCGTCAGAGTAACGCTTCCTTTGGTTTGACTTGGACGGGGGCTCTGGCTAGGTTGCGAGGTTATCGATCGTTCAAGGCTTCAAAGATTCATTAGTTCAAGGGGAACGCGATGATTTTTGACGTTGAAATAAATTCCGCAGCCCATTATCCGGCTGAGCGAGTTCCCGGGTTGATCGAACTGGCCGAGCAAGTCGGCTTTGGCGCATTCTGGAAGGGTGAGTCGAATAGCACCGATCCGTTCGTCATGCTCTCAGCAGTGGCGAGCCGCACCAAACGGATCCAGCTCGGCACGGCGATCTATCATATCTACGGCCGCAGTCCGGTCACTCTGGGCATTCAATCGGCGACGCTGCAGGACCTATCGGGCGGGCGCTTGCTTTTGGGATTGGGTGTTGCCAACAAGGCGATCGCCGGCTGGCACGGCGGCGTGTTCGATCGCCCATTGAAACGCGCCCGCGAGTACATCGATGTCGTGCGCAAGGTTGCCGCCGGTGAGCGCACCGAGTATGAGGGCGAAATCTACAACACCGGCACGCGTTTTCAGCTCTCATGGAAGCCGAGTTATCCCAACGTGCCAGTCTATCTCGCCGGCCTCGGCCCGCAGATGACCAAACTAGTCGGCAAAATTTCCGACGGCATCGTTATCAACATGGCGACGCCGGCGAAGGTAAAAGAAATTGTCGCGCGGGTGCACGAAGGGGCGCGCGAAGCCGGGCGCGACCCGAGCAAGATCGAAATCGTCGCCAAGTCGCGCGTCTCGCTCAATGCCGACAAACAGAAGGCGCGCGAGAAGCTGCGCCAGGTGCTGACGTTTTACAACATCGCCGATCATTACAGCGACATGCTGCGCGGCATGGGCTTTGACAAAGAAGTGAGCGCGATCCATGAGGCGTTTCAAAAAGGCGGTTTCAAAGCTGCCATGGGCGCGTTGACCGATGAGTATATGGATAAGCTGCCGGTGGTGCCGGCGAGCGACGTGCGTGAGATCAAAGAGCGCATGAAGGCCTTCGAAGAAGTCGGCGTGACGCGCATGGTGATACCCTACGTGCCGGTCGTCGACCCGGTGGAGGATGCACGCCATTTCTTCGAAGCGTGGGGACGCGCGTAGCAGAGCGGTTTCGAGTTCCGGGTTTAGGGTTTCGAGTCGACTCGGAGATCGGTTGAAACGAATTCCAACGGCTAGACAACCGGCAGTAGCCAAAATGAAAGGGGCGCGGTGATCTGCACGCCTTTTTTTATCGCGCTTGAACGGAACTATTTTTTCTCTAGATGGAGCACGCCTCTTTGCGTGTCGATGTCCATGCGGAAGTTGGCGAGAAAGTCGAGTCCGAGCAGGCCGGCGATGCGGCTGTCGGTCTGAATGTCGTGAATGGCGGCGGTAAGGTTCTTAATTTCGATGCCGCCGACGGTAATCGAATCCAGGCTCACGAGCGGCGCTTGAATGGTGCCGTTGGCGGTTTGAAAGGGGGCGGGGCGCTGAGCGCGGCCGGCGTCGATGTTCAACTCTTTCGCCGTGGCGCTCGATATCATGGTGTAGCTGGCACCGGTATCGACCACCAGTTTGGTGGTCGTCTTGCGGTTTAACGTGGCGTCGACTACCACCACGGAGCCCTGCTTCTCAAAGGGAATCGAGGCTTTGGTTTTAGGTGGAGGCGGCGCAGGGGTTTTGTTTTCCGGAGCCTGATAGCGGTCGGTGCGCTGGCGAAATTTTTCCGGGATGTTGTGCTGGTTATCGGTGAAATGAACGTTGCCTTGATCGTCGACCCAGCGATAATACTCTGCCGCGCCGGCCAACGTTGGGCCGAAAAGGAGTAAGAGGAACAGCGGAAGCGCTAGGATCATACGAGCCTCCTATATCATATCGGCCACGGCTTCAGGAAGATTTAACGTTTCTTTCCGCGGCGCGCGCCGACCTGCAGTTTGACGATGCATTGGGATGCACTGCGGGGGCTGCAAGGCAAATCCTCTTGACAATTTTCGGGTGAGGTCCATACTTTGAGTTTGCTATGGGCCAACTTGTTCAACTCGCGGAAAAACATCAAGCGCGCCGGCGCCGCTCCGAGAAGGAGCACTGCGTGCAGTTGCTCGAAGGCAGCCTAAAAAAAAGCATCGCCGACTATTTCTCCTCGCCGCGCGCTGAACGTTCGATGCGCGCGACGCAAATTCGCAAGCTCAGCGAAATACTCGAGTACGCCCTTAGAATCCTTTAGCGCCGTCAGGGTAAGGCGTGGACTTTCTCTATCCACTCTCGCTTATTCTGCTGTTTCTGCTCGGTCTGTTTTTGGCGGGCTGGTTCTTTTTTAGCCGCTGGCAGGAGACGTTGCGCAACCAGCCGGCGGACGCAGCGTTGCTATTGATGCAGCAACAAATCGAGCAGCTGCGCGGCCACGTGGGCCAGTCGTTGGCGGCCAACGCGCAGCTCCTGCAGCAGCAGCTCGGCCAATGGCTCGGCCAGGTGAACGAACGGCTGAGCGAGAATGCCGCGGCGCTCCATCACGCGCAGAGTAGTTTAGGCGAGCGCCTCGACAACGCCGCGCGCGTGGTCGGCAACGTGCAACGCAGCCTGGGCGGCCTGGAGGAGTCCAACCGCAAGATTTACGAAGTCGGCAAAGACATCGCGTCGCTGCAAGACATCCTGCGCGCGCCCAAGTTGCGCGGCGGCTTGGGTGAATATTTTTTGCAAGATCTGCTGGCGCAAACTCTGCCGTCCAAACATTTCGCATTGCAGCACGCGTTTAGCAGCGGCGAAAAAGTCGACGCCGTGATTCGCCTCGGACCGGCGCTAGTGCCAGTGGACGCGAAGTTTCCATTGGAAAACTTCAAACGAACGTTGGCGGCGGGCAGCGACACAGAGCAGGCCCAGGCCAAGCGGCAATTTAGCGCCGACGTGCGCAAGCATATCGACGTTATCGCGGCGAAATATATTTTGCCCGATGAAGGCACCTACGACTTTGCTCTGATGTATATTCCCGCGGAAAACGTTTACTACGAAACCATTATCAAGGATGACGCCAGCGGCGAGAAAAGTCTGAGCCAATACGCCCTCAGCAAACGGGTGGTGCCGGTTTCGCCCAATAGCCTTTACGCCTATCTGCAAGCCATCGTTTTGGGGCTCAAAGGCCTGCGCATCGAAGAACGCGCCGGTGAAATTCTCAACGGCTTGAGCCGGTTGCAAGGTGACTTTGCCCGGCTGCGCGAAGATTTTGCCATACTCGGCAAACATCTCGGTCATGCTCAGACGAGCTACCAGACGGCGGAGAAACGGCTCGACCGGTTTGGCCAGAAGTTGATGGTGGCGGACGCTGAGGAGGAAGATCTGGTTGAGCCGCGGCGGTTGGCGCGCGGCCTAAGCTCCAGCTAGGACGCAGGATCGACGACCGTGCGACTGAGCTTGTTTTCTCGGCTAACCTTCAGTTACCTGATCATCTTTCTGTTGATCGCGG belongs to Deltaproteobacteria bacterium and includes:
- a CDS encoding LLM class flavin-dependent oxidoreductase produces the protein MIFDVEINSAAHYPAERVPGLIELAEQVGFGAFWKGESNSTDPFVMLSAVASRTKRIQLGTAIYHIYGRSPVTLGIQSATLQDLSGGRLLLGLGVANKAIAGWHGGVFDRPLKRAREYIDVVRKVAAGERTEYEGEIYNTGTRFQLSWKPSYPNVPVYLAGLGPQMTKLVGKISDGIVINMATPAKVKEIVARVHEGAREAGRDPSKIEIVAKSRVSLNADKQKAREKLRQVLTFYNIADHYSDMLRGMGFDKEVSAIHEAFQKGGFKAAMGALTDEYMDKLPVVPASDVREIKERMKAFEEVGVTRMVIPYVPVVDPVEDARHFFEAWGRA
- a CDS encoding DNA recombination protein RmuC, with translation MDFLYPLSLILLFLLGLFLAGWFFFSRWQETLRNQPADAALLLMQQQIEQLRGHVGQSLAANAQLLQQQLGQWLGQVNERLSENAAALHHAQSSLGERLDNAARVVGNVQRSLGGLEESNRKIYEVGKDIASLQDILRAPKLRGGLGEYFLQDLLAQTLPSKHFALQHAFSSGEKVDAVIRLGPALVPVDAKFPLENFKRTLAAGSDTEQAQAKRQFSADVRKHIDVIAAKYILPDEGTYDFALMYIPAENVYYETIIKDDASGEKSLSQYALSKRVVPVSPNSLYAYLQAIVLGLKGLRIEERAGEILNGLSRLQGDFARLREDFAILGKHLGHAQTSYQTAEKRLDRFGQKLMVADAEEEDLVEPRRLARGLSSS
- a CDS encoding TIGR02281 family clan AA aspartic protease encodes the protein MILALPLFLLLLFGPTLAGAAEYYRWVDDQGNVHFTDNQHNIPEKFRQRTDRYQAPENKTPAPPPPKTKASIPFEKQGSVVVVDATLNRKTTTKLVVDTGASYTMISSATAKELNIDAGRAQRPAPFQTANGTIQAPLVSLDSITVGGIEIKNLTAAIHDIQTDSRIAGLLGLDFLANFRMDIDTQRGVLHLEKK
- a CDS encoding FHA domain-containing protein; its protein translation is MAPLGYIEILDPKGRVSVRHPIDAFPVTIGRGYTNQIILDDPYVCPEHVTITQSEMGRLVVDDLGSVNGLRTADDGKTVKNLPLHSGGKFRIGHTTLRYCTAVTPVAATQIDRIDLFSRLASPYIALAAGVVVLLALALDFFLANIDRVTVLRVITEPLVAISMMAVWAGIWSFVSRIVFGRLYYAQHFLITCAAMLVSLFFNESSEWLEFLVPNSHAVWAASVFGSAAILAVSVFAHLSYASGMRWTSRLYAGLLVSMAVIGVSAITEYANREKFSTVMEYSGVVKPMDARFLPARSLDQFMSRTAPLKKELDQLLQKAQTTQR